The Calditrichota bacterium genome includes a window with the following:
- a CDS encoding GIY-YIG nuclease family protein, translated as MNHNYYVYILTNKTNNVLYTGVTNDLVKRVFEHKNKIIKGFTSKYNVSKLIYFEHFTSIEYAIRREKQIKGWKRFKKIDLIESVNTDWKEIDPK; from the coding sequence ATGAACCATAATTATTACGTGTATATTTTAACAAACAAAACTAACAACGTTTTATACACAGGTGTCACAAATGACTTGGTTAAACGAGTTTTTGAGCACAAGAATAAGATTATAAAAGGGTTCACTTCAAAGTACAACGTGAGTAAACTTATTTATTTTGAGCATTTTACAAGCATAGAATACGCAATCAGAAGAGAGAAACAGATTAAAGGATGGAAGAGATTTAAGAAAATAGATTTGATTGAATCAGTTAACACTGATTGGAAAGAAATCGATCCAAAATAA
- a CDS encoding site-specific DNA-methyltransferase: MNKLYYGDNLHILQEHIADESVDLIYLDPPFNSNRSYNVLFKDETGNDAEAQITAFEDTWHWNQHTEETYEQLVTGGTSVAGMLSALRFAVGTNQMMAYLVMMAARLVELHRVLKPTGSLYLHCDPTASHYLKIIMDTIFGVKNFRNEIIWKRTSAKGLAFTRFANNHDIIFYYSKNDEFIWNQQHKPHDENYIKKFYRYIDSESGRRYRLDNLANPNKNRPNLTYEFLGVTRVWRWTKKRMQKAYDDGLVIQTKPGSVPAFKRYLDEQEGTPVDDTWIDILPVQSQSGELLGYPTQKPLSLLERILKASSNEGDVVLDPFCGCGTTIAAAQKLNRKWLGIDITHLSIALQKYRLKDMFGLKAAKDYQVLGEPQVVSAARQLAKDDRYQFQWWALSLVKARPVGGSGKTGKKGADKGIDGIIYFIDEKGGKAKPVLIQVKSGKVGSALIRDLRGAMERENAAIAVFISLENPTKDMQTEAVTAGFYHSPGWDKKYPKLQILTIEQLLGGAEIQMPPASITFKQAEKSSSSNSGDQKELF, translated from the coding sequence CCTGCATATTTTGCAGGAGCATATTGCCGATGAAAGTGTCGATTTAATTTATCTCGATCCACCCTTTAACAGCAACCGCAGTTATAATGTGCTGTTTAAAGACGAAACAGGTAATGATGCTGAAGCACAGATAACAGCTTTTGAAGATACCTGGCATTGGAACCAACACACCGAAGAAACTTATGAACAGCTTGTAACAGGCGGTACATCTGTGGCAGGAATGCTAAGCGCCCTGCGTTTTGCCGTGGGCACAAACCAGATGATGGCCTACCTGGTGATGATGGCTGCACGGCTGGTGGAGCTGCACCGCGTGTTAAAACCAACCGGCAGTTTATACCTGCACTGCGATCCCACAGCCAGCCATTATTTAAAAATAATTATGGATACGATTTTTGGAGTAAAGAATTTTAGAAATGAAATAATTTGGAAACGGACAAGCGCAAAAGGTCTCGCATTCACAAGATTTGCAAATAATCATGATATCATTTTTTATTATTCAAAAAATGATGAGTTTATATGGAATCAACAACACAAACCACACGACGAAAACTATATCAAAAAATTTTATCGATATATTGATAGCGAGTCAGGAAGAAGATATCGATTAGACAATTTAGCTAATCCTAACAAAAACCGACCAAACTTAACATATGAGTTCCTTGGTGTTACAAGAGTTTGGCGGTGGACAAAAAAAAGAATGCAAAAAGCTTATGATGATGGATTGGTAATCCAAACAAAACCTGGCTCCGTCCCTGCATTTAAAAGGTATCTTGATGAACAAGAAGGAACTCCAGTCGATGATACATGGATTGATATTCTCCCAGTTCAATCTCAGTCTGGTGAATTATTGGGTTACCCAACCCAAAAACCCCTTTCCCTTTTAGAGCGCATTTTAAAAGCCAGCAGCAACGAAGGCGATGTGGTTCTCGATCCCTTTTGTGGTTGCGGCACAACAATAGCGGCGGCTCAAAAACTAAACCGTAAATGGCTTGGTATCGATATCACCCATCTTTCCATCGCCCTGCAAAAGTATCGCCTAAAAGACATGTTTGGTCTTAAAGCCGCAAAAGACTATCAGGTGTTGGGAGAGCCACAAGTCGTTTCGGCGGCCAGGCAACTTGCTAAAGACGACCGTTACCAGTTTCAGTGGTGGGCCTTGTCGCTTGTAAAAGCACGGCCTGTTGGTGGCAGCGGCAAAACCGGCAAAAAAGGTGCCGATAAGGGAATTGACGGTATTATCTATTTTATCGATGAAAAAGGCGGAAAGGCCAAACCGGTTTTAATTCAGGTAAAAAGCGGCAAAGTGGGTTCGGCTTTAATCAGGGATTTAAGAGGGGCTATGGAAAGAGAAAATGCCGCGATTGCTGTTTTTATTAGTTTGGAAAATCCAACCAAAGATATGCAGACCGAGGCAGTTACTGCAGGTTTTTATCATTCCCCCGGTTGGGATAAAAAATATCCCAAACTACAAATTTTAACTATTGAACAATTATTAGGCGGTGCAGAAATCCAAATGCCCCCCGCTTCAATAACTTTTAAACAAGCAGAAAAATCCTCATCGTCCAATTCTGGGGATCAAAAAGAATTGTTTTAA